The following are encoded together in the Bos javanicus breed banteng chromosome X, ARS-OSU_banteng_1.0, whole genome shotgun sequence genome:
- the MTCP1 gene encoding protein p13 MTCP-1 codes for MAGQDVGAPPDRLWVHQEGVYRDEYQRTWVAVLEEETSFLRARVQQVQVPLGDAARPSHLLTSQLPLMWQLYPEERYMDNNSRLWQIQHHLMVRGVEELLLKLLPDD; via the exons ATGGCAGGACAGGATGTGGGGGCCCCACCCGATCGCCTCTGGGTTCACCAAGAGGGTGTCTACCGCGACGAGTACCAGCGCACGTGGGTGGCCGTCCTGGAAGAG GAGACGAGCTTCCTAAGGGCCCGAGTTCAGCAAGTTCAGGTTCCTTTAGGTGATGCAGCCAGGCCAAGTCACCTTCTCACCTCCCAGCTACCTCTCATGTGGCAACTCTACCCCGAGGAGCGCTACATGGACAACAACTCTCGCTTGTGGCAAATCCAGCATCATTTAATG GTCAGGGGCGTAGAGGAACTGTTGCTTAAGCTTTTGCCTGATGATTAA
- the CMC4 gene encoding cx9C motif-containing protein 4 isoform X3 gives MLHCSVHFLDMPQKDPCQKQACEIQKCLQANNYMESKCQAVIEELRKCCARYPKGRSLICSGFEKEEEEKQTLKCTPQ, from the exons ATGCTCCACTGTTCTGTTCA ttttctggATATGCCGCAGAAGGATCCGTGCCAGAAACAAGCCTGTGAAATACAGAAATGTTTACAAG CCAACAACTACATGGAATCTAAGTGTCAGGCTGTCATCGAAGAACTGCGTAAGTGTTGTGCTCGATATCCCAAGGGAAGATCTCTCATCTGCTCAGGatttgagaaagaagaggaagaaaagcagacACTGAAGTGCACACCACAGTAA
- the CMC4 gene encoding cx9C motif-containing protein 4 isoform X1 has translation MKNMESGTAEEGLCSFLDMPQKDPCQKQACEIQKCLQANNYMESKCQAVIEELRKCCARYPKGRSLICSGFEKEEEEKQTLKCTPQ, from the exons ATGAAGAACATGGAAAGTGGAACTGCAGAGGAAGGGTTATGCAG ttttctggATATGCCGCAGAAGGATCCGTGCCAGAAACAAGCCTGTGAAATACAGAAATGTTTACAAG CCAACAACTACATGGAATCTAAGTGTCAGGCTGTCATCGAAGAACTGCGTAAGTGTTGTGCTCGATATCCCAAGGGAAGATCTCTCATCTGCTCAGGatttgagaaagaagaggaagaaaagcagacACTGAAGTGCACACCACAGTAA
- the CMC4 gene encoding cx9C motif-containing protein 4 isoform X2: MPRSPRTCFLDMPQKDPCQKQACEIQKCLQANNYMESKCQAVIEELRKCCARYPKGRSLICSGFEKEEEEKQTLKCTPQ, translated from the exons ATGCCCCGATCACCAAGGACTTG ttttctggATATGCCGCAGAAGGATCCGTGCCAGAAACAAGCCTGTGAAATACAGAAATGTTTACAAG CCAACAACTACATGGAATCTAAGTGTCAGGCTGTCATCGAAGAACTGCGTAAGTGTTGTGCTCGATATCCCAAGGGAAGATCTCTCATCTGCTCAGGatttgagaaagaagaggaagaaaagcagacACTGAAGTGCACACCACAGTAA